From the genome of Nicotiana tabacum cultivar K326 chromosome 17, ASM71507v2, whole genome shotgun sequence:
atattatgctggaccagtatattatgctaaaaGTTCACATGTAATAAAtttgaactccagtatattatactgaaatatttttttgattttgaacaatgttttcgtttagatttatctttacgtGAAAGgtgactaaattttgattactttagaaactgtgactattttcaattaccacttgtaaattttGCTAATTTTGAATTTCACCCCATGTACTATATGATCACTCTTATTGAGCCTACTCTTTATCTAGTTGAATATaggcaagaaaaaaaaagaaagaaaaaatagagaatTCACGTGTAAATCCTTCAATTGTGTTACACACAAGGGTGTTTGTCGGTCGGTCGGTACTGTACGGTATTTAgacatttcggttcggtattttcggcattcgatttcttaaaatcctataccaataccgtacctaattaaatcggtatggttcgatttttctcctttcagtttcggtttattcggttcagTAACTTCgctttattcggtttgaatactaattAGTGCATAGAGCCATATActtaatattcttaattaaagtactcaaaaatacaaaactgaaaatATTTGTTGataaaagttttgtccaaaaccagCAAATATCGACTCATAGAGAGAAAACtgtacataaaagaataaatttgatcattagaaatgtcttgttacttgtttAGAGCTAATTGATAAACTTAGagaataaataaaagtaaaattttagattttttatatttatgttataattgataatatgtgttttgtgtaatatatatatatatatatatatatatatatatatatatatatatatatatttcggtacggtatcggtattttattttaaaataccaaataccatatctaatactaatttttttaaaaacttaaaaaccaaatatcataccaaataccaaaattttcagtTTCGGTAATTCAGCATTTACCAAAATACTATACTTGTTTCTCATTTGTCTGGGTAAAGATTTCCAAAGGGGTTTAAAAGATATTTGTTACTTACTACTAGGCACAAAGAGAACATAActtaaagaaaatatatatttaaataaatatattttggtaACTAATATCGTGAAAAATAATAGGTATCTTCCCAATCATATGAATAtaatataaaattcatcatctgTTTTACTTTTAATTAACAAAAGATAGATATGagtttgataatatttttatatgataaataTATGTACTAATCAATAGtaaacaaaactagaaaaatacgATATTTTTTACAAGCGTTTTTAATATATTTGAAGTAATAGAAGAGAAAGAGTGTAAgagttatttgaaaaataaaaataaaagagaatttgaATTACACCATATAATTATCAAACAATTCTTACCTCAATTATACACAATTCCATGCCAATCAAGTTACGTCTGAAGCGTTAATTGAAGCAAATAAGAAAACTATTTTTCCCTTTGAAGAAAACATTTTCTACAATTCAATGTAACCCGCCGCTGACAAATATCTTTTTCATGGAAAATATTTATTCCCCATGCCACACACGCCAAGATGTCTGAATTGGATTCCTTTTTAATGTTTTTATGTCTCTGTTCTTTCTTTCTAATGTGTAATCTTTGTAAGGTTGCTGAAGTTTCGCGGGTTTGTAAACTGATAGTAATTCTTTTGTGAAACTTTTTATGCACATTATATAAAGAAAGGAAATCTAGATGATGGATGAGTGCCTCAGATGTATTCATGTTTGCCAAGTTTTGAGTGGTATAATTAGATACTTCGGTAGAGGAGACAAATTAAAAGCTCTTTCCTATATTTTTTAACTTGTGAGAAGTTAAGATAGAAGCAAGAATTTGATGAAAGTGTTGCCTAAGCATTGTAATTACTTTACCCGATTTTTTTCTCCTTAAAATCACTTCTAACATCTTAGTCTGATCATTTACCAATACATTTCTCTAAGCAGGACATATTAATCAGTCATTTCTCATGGTTTTAAGTTTAAATTCTTCGATAGGTTGCAACGCTAGCCCCTAATGTACCTGCAGTGCAAGAGTTGCATTTCGCGGTGCCAATGGCAGGAGCAGTGCTTTGTACATTGAATACACGCCATGATTCAGCTATGGTATCAGTACTCCTACGACATTCAGAAGCTAAGCTCATTTTCGTCGACCAGCAGTTATTTGGAGTTGCTCAAGGAGCACTGGATCTTCTTATTGATGTCAAAACAAAACCTCTTTTAGTGTTAATCCCCGATCCTGAAAACCTCCCTCCTCCTGTTGCTACGGCAAATGTTCATGAATATGAAACTCTACTGGCAAGTGGACGCAGCGATTTTGCAATAAAGTGGCCGTTAACTGAATTTGACCCTATTAGTGTTAACTATACTTCTGGTACAACATCACAGCCTAAAGGAGTTGTTTACAATCACAGAGGTGCATATCTCAATTCTATTGCTACTTCTTTTATTCATGAGATGGGCTCTATGCCTACTTATCTTTGGACTGTTCCAATGTTTCACTGCAACGGATGGTGCCTTAATTGGGGCGTGGCTGCACTTGGTGGCACTAACGTTTGCCTTAGACGCGTCTCTCCAAAGGACATTTTTGAGAACATATCCCTCCACAATGTCACACATATGAGTGGTGCACCAACGGTCTTGAACATGATTGTTAACTCACCTAAAAGTGACCGCAAACCACTTCCTCACAAGGTTGAAATAACAACAGGTGGTTCACCACCGCCTCCTCATATCATTTCCAAGATGGAGGAGTTAGGCTTTTCTGTATCTCATATATATGGGCTCACAGAGATTCATGGTCCTTGTACATCTTGCCTCCGGAAGCCAGAGTGGGAATCATTACCTCCTGATGAACGGTTTGCTCTGAAAGCAAGACAAGGAGTGGAACACTTTTTTACACAAGAAATTGACATAAGAGATCCTGACACAATGGAGAAGGTGCCAGATGATGGTAAGACCCCTGGTGAAATTATGATTAGAGGGAACTGTGTGATGAGTGGATACTTAAAAAATGTTAAGGCAACAGAAGAAGCGTTTAGAGGTGGATGGTTTCATAGTGGTGATCTTGCTGTGAGACATTCAGATGGTTACATTGAAGTGAAAGACCGGATGAAGGACATTATAATCTCGGGAGGTGAAAATATTTGCTCGGTTGAGGTGGAAGGAGTTTTGCTAAGTCATCCGGCTGTCCTTGAAGCAGCTGTAGTAGCAAGACCAGATGATCACTGGGGGCAGACGCCTTGTGCATTTGTCAAGTTGAAGGAGGGATTCAGTGTTGGTTCTGAAGAAATAATCAACTTTTGTCGAGATCATTTGCCTCATTATATGGCTCCTCGGACTGTCATTTTTGAAGATCTGCCAATAACTTCTACTGGCAAGATACAAAAGTTTATCCTAAGGGAAAAAGCAAAGTCTTTGGGCAGTCTTTGTTCAATAAAACAAAGCAGTCCTTCTCTGTATGCATCTGCTGAAGGTTAGAGACAATTCCACTCCTATTTCAATAATGTGTCAATCTTTGGCTGTTGCTATTGTCAATCCAGTATTGTGAAAAGATCAACTTCAAAGCCAACATATCTATGCGGCTCAAATTCTATCAGGGCTTTAGCTATGGTTACCTTGAAAAAATCAACTTCAAAGCAAACATATCTATTGAGCAGTATTAAATCAGCTTTATTTGAACCATGGCTCTCTGGAACCTGGATTACTATCAATATCCACTAAACTCCAATCTGAGTTCATCCCAAAAGCCGTAGGCATAGAATTTAAATTGAATACGAACAAGCCAGATTAAGTTTGCACCTCCGGCGAGCCCATATTTGGTGCATATTGCTTGAGGAATAACTTGAAAACAAAGAATAGCAGGAGGATCACAACATCATGTATAGCTCTTAAAATATTGATACTAATTGAGGCCAAGCAGTAGGAGTTCAAATTTCAGGAAAATTTCATGAAGTTCACTCGTATAAGTTTCGAACACACAGTTTGGGGATTTCACTTGCAGCAATTTGACTTGTATAAGTTTCCAACTCAGTTTCACTTGCTAAATTCGAACATCAGGAAAATCATGTGCCTATTTTTCAACTATTTGCCTCATATTTCAagttgtgactatttttcaacgAGTTTACAAACACTAACTATATTTCAATTAGCTGCCTTAAAATGGCTATTTGGTATAATTCTTTGCTAAGTAAGAATTGAAATATTGTGCAAAAATATTCTCACACAACATTAAAGTGACTGTTAATTTCTCACTATAACAGTAAGTCACTCTAAATTGAAATGTTGATGGTGGTTCTTGAAGCTAAAAGCTGCATAAAACGAGCTACTTCTATTTGCTTACCATTGACGAtcttgttttgttttttcttgaaaataattagtCGATGTTGGCCTAAGTAAGTTTGTTTCGATGATTGAtaaaggaactcaagcatgaaccaggACACATGCAGATTCGAGCACAAGACatacacgtgaaggagataagcttaattgattatatctgatatctcctgaacgaaaaggttgcataagtAATAAGGAGAAGGGctccttactcgaagagaactctatcctagataagggaggagttagaagttgaagataaccagAACTCTTCCACCGAGGAAGGGTAAAGCATTAGACttctagttatttcctattctactaactctatatattgcatgatgttctcattttacaggcacgcacaaacgctgaagttaaacgtgagttgagagcaaaataacaaggcattttgcaagcaattcctgtgtgattcaagtgtgcgaacctgaagctacatgaaccacatagaagaaccagttccaagtgtctgtcttttattctagtttcattgtagtagggcttttgagttgtacctttcagctttatctagaagcaattgtactaGGTAGGAGTGGGCGTTCGGTGCTTCGGCTCGGTATTTAAAAACTTCGGTTCGGTATTTCgatattcggtttatcaattgtgtataccaaataccgtatcAAAGTAGTTCGGTACGGTTcagtatttcttattttggttcggtacggtttcaGTTTAATACATTAACGGAAATAGATAATGTAAATGGAGAGGACAGTGAAGTGGACAGTGGACTGGATAACGGTTTCGGTGTGCTAATTATATAGATAATATCCCACATATTACTTTGGTAAATATATTTATCGTGGAGGCATCAGAACATACAATGATAAAATATTTTAGGAGTCACTTTCTTTGGCCAATTCTCCCGAAAAACGTCAAATTGTAAGAAGCATCATAATAAAGCAACGATGAGCATGAAGTTCACTAGTGCAACAAAAAAACTCAAAACCATGCTTTTACTAAAGCTTACCCACCTGAAGCTTTATCATCACGTAATACTATGTGAAAAAAATCCCAAGAATACTTcttcatcacttctgggatcaaacttatctagggagtctttaccattattgtgcataaaacacttgcatccaaatgccctaagatgggatatatttggctttctccctttaagtaactcatagggagtcttctcaatAAGAGGTCTAGCCATGCACCTATTTATACTGTAGCATGCAGTATTCACGGTTTCTGCCCAGa
Proteins encoded in this window:
- the LOC107779070 gene encoding butanoate--CoA ligase AAE1-like gives rise to the protein MNPFFNISKFSGWFYALNRVRVHPILSQRTRYLCQISENNLETHPWKSKEGLTRCSANYFPLTPISFLDRAAKVFRDRTSVVYGSSVKYTWEQTHNRCLKLASALSKLGISRGDIVATLAPNVPAVQELHFAVPMAGAVLCTLNTRHDSAMVSVLLRHSEAKLIFVDQQLFGVAQGALDLLIDVKTKPLLVLIPDPENLPPPVATANVHEYETLLASGRSDFAIKWPLTEFDPISVNYTSGTTSQPKGVVYNHRGAYLNSIATSFIHEMGSMPTYLWTVPMFHCNGWCLNWGVAALGGTNVCLRRVSPKDIFENISLHNVTHMSGAPTVLNMIVNSPKSDRKPLPHKVEITTGGSPPPPHIISKMEELGFSVSHIYGLTEIHGPCTSCLRKPEWESLPPDERFALKARQGVEHFFTQEIDIRDPDTMEKVPDDGKTPGEIMIRGNCVMSGYLKNVKATEEAFRGGWFHSGDLAVRHSDGYIEVKDRMKDIIISGGENICSVEVEGVLLSHPAVLEAAVVARPDDHWGQTPCAFVKLKEGFSVGSEEIINFCRDHLPHYMAPRTVIFEDLPITSTGKIQKFILREKAKSLGSLCSIKQSSPSLYASAEG